Genomic segment of Nitrospirota bacterium:
CTCCAGGGTCAAGGGCTTCATGCACGCCTGCGGGCATGACGGCCACACGGCCATGCTCCTGGGGGCCGCGGAGCTGCTCAGGAAGGCCCCCCCGGAGGGCAACGTCCTTTTCGTTTTCCAGCCCGCCGAGGAAGGGGGCGCCGGCGCCCTGGCCATGCGCGACGAGGGAGTGCTGGAGGGCGTGGACATGATATTCGGCGGCCACATAGACGCCCACTACCGGCTCGGGGAGATAGCCATCCGGGCCGACGTGGAGACCTCCTTTACCGACGCCCTTCAGATACGCATCGTGGGCAAGGGGGGACACGCGGCGCGCCCGCACGAGTCGGTGGACGCCGTGCTGGTGGCGAGCCTCTTCGTCATCGCGCTGCAGACCATCATCTCCCGGAACATCGACCCCCTGCACCCCGCGGTCATCACCGTGGGCACCGTCCGGGCAGGAAGCGTCTATAACGCCATAGCCGACGAGGCGGTCATGAAAGGCACCCTGCGCTCCACGGACGCCACGACGCGCAAGCGCGTCCTGGCCCGCATCAACAAGACCGCGGCCTCCCTGGCCGCGCTGCACGAAGCCCAGATAGAGGTCGACGTGCGCGAGGGCTACCCTCCCGTCATCAAC
This window contains:
- a CDS encoding M20 family metallopeptidase, giving the protein MSDKTFNRLVKIRRRIHQYPEPAYKEVKTAALVAKELTRLGIPFKERVARTGVVGRLGDGAPGAVPTVALRADMDALPIEEKSGLPFSSRVKGFMHACGHDGHTAMLLGAAELLRKAPPEGNVLFVFQPAEEGGAGALAMRDEGVLEGVDMIFGGHIDAHYRLGEIAIRADVETSFTDALQIRIVGKGGHAARPHESVDAVLVASLFVIALQTIISRNIDPLHPAVITVGTVRAGSVYNAIADEAVMKGTLRSTDATTRKRVLARINKTAASLAALHEAQIEVDVREGYPPVINHPEGYALAREVAEGLVGTKNLINLRRPSLGGEDFAYYLERVPGCFVRFGAARGGFEAPVQHSSTFDFEEEVLRLGAIYYAEVARRSIQKLKGKKPGAPGV